Proteins found in one Flavobacterium channae genomic segment:
- a CDS encoding rod shape-determining protein MreD, whose protein sequence is MNNSILNSIRFVVFLFLQILIFNNINLFGYLNPYPYVLFILLYPVNSNKSVLLLGSFAMGILLDMFCNSGGIHTMASLVLAYIRPSLFKFAFGLSYEYQTVKIADKITPERITLLLLAIFIHHFVLFFFEYFRFDLIFTILTRTLFSTIFTFIISMLILFLIKPNKR, encoded by the coding sequence GTGAACAATAGCATATTAAATAGTATACGATTTGTCGTTTTTTTATTCTTGCAAATTTTAATATTTAACAATATTAATTTGTTCGGATACTTAAATCCGTATCCGTATGTTTTGTTCATTTTGTTATATCCTGTTAACAGCAACAAAAGTGTATTACTATTAGGAAGTTTTGCAATGGGAATTCTATTAGACATGTTTTGTAATTCAGGAGGAATTCACACTATGGCTTCTTTAGTTTTAGCATACATACGTCCTTCGCTATTTAAATTTGCATTTGGATTGAGTTACGAATATCAAACGGTTAAAATTGCAGATAAAATAACACCTGAGAGAATTACACTGCTTTTATTGGCAATTTTTATTCATCATTTTGTTTTATTCTTCTTCGAATATTTCCGATTTGATTTAATTTTCACTATCTTAACTCGCACACTATTCAGTACGATATTTACGTTTATAATAAGTATGCTAATCCTTTTCTTAATCAAGCCAAATAAACGATGA
- the mreC gene encoding rod shape-determining protein MreC, with amino-acid sequence MQQIINFIIKNSYRLLFLLLLGISFSLVIKSHSYHRSEYVNSANAVTGAYYEKVNEVNEYFSLKQKNKDLASENALLKQLLFNKKDTILTSKTLFRNDLNNYNVVVAKVVKNSFNTRENYITINSGKNSGIEVDMGVVNDKGIVGLIEKTSNNYSTIQSVLNTKSKINAKIKNSNHFGSLIWDGSNVGYAQLIDVPRLASLKHGDSIVTGGNSDIFPENIPIGKIDKIFIDKKTNYYTINIRLFNDMTSLGYVYVIENKRKKEKRQLELETTAPKQ; translated from the coding sequence ATGCAGCAAATAATTAATTTTATCATAAAAAACAGCTATCGATTGCTGTTTTTGCTGCTTTTGGGTATTTCATTTTCTTTGGTAATTAAATCGCATTCATATCATCGTAGTGAATATGTGAATTCTGCTAACGCTGTTACTGGTGCTTATTACGAAAAAGTAAATGAGGTAAACGAATATTTTAGTCTGAAACAAAAAAACAAAGACTTAGCATCAGAAAACGCATTGTTGAAACAATTGCTTTTCAATAAAAAAGACACCATTTTAACTTCTAAAACACTTTTTAGAAACGACTTAAACAACTACAATGTTGTGGTAGCAAAAGTGGTAAAAAACTCTTTTAATACTCGTGAGAATTACATCACTATCAATTCAGGTAAAAATTCAGGAATTGAAGTGGATATGGGTGTTGTAAACGACAAAGGAATTGTTGGATTAATTGAAAAAACTTCTAATAATTATTCAACGATACAAAGTGTTTTGAATACGAAGTCAAAAATCAACGCTAAGATTAAAAACTCAAATCATTTTGGTTCTTTAATTTGGGACGGAAGTAATGTAGGTTATGCACAATTAATCGACGTTCCTCGATTGGCTTCTTTAAAACATGGCGATTCGATCGTAACAGGAGGAAACTCAGATATTTTTCCTGAGAATATTCCAATAGGAAAAATTGATAAAATTTTCATCGACAAGAAAACAAATTATTATACAATCAATATTCGTTTGTTTAACGACATGACATCACTTGGATATGTTTACGTTATTGAAAACAAAAGAAAAAAAGAAAAAAGACAACTAGAATTAGAAACCACAGCACCAAAACAATAA
- a CDS encoding rod shape-determining protein, translating to MGFFDFMTEDIAIDLGTANTLIIHNDKVVVDSPSIVARDRITGKIIAVGKEANMMQGKTHENIKTIRPLKDGVIADFDASEQMIKMFIKSIPALKKKLFTPALRMVICIPSGITEVEMRAVKESAERVNGKEVYLIHEPMAAAIGIGLDIMQPKGNMIVDIGGGTTEIAVIALGGIVCDKSVKIAGDVFTNDIVYYMRTQHNLFVGETTAEKVKIQIGAATEDLDSPPEDMAVDGRDLLTGKPKRVDVSYREIAKALDKSIQRIEDAVMETLSQTPPELSADIYNTGIYLAGGGSMLRGLDKRISMKTDLPVYIAEDPLRAVVRGTGMTLKNINKYKGILIK from the coding sequence ATGGGATTTTTTGATTTCATGACCGAGGATATCGCAATCGACCTTGGTACCGCAAACACGCTAATTATTCACAACGATAAAGTCGTTGTAGATAGCCCTTCTATTGTTGCTCGTGACCGCATTACAGGTAAAATTATAGCTGTAGGAAAAGAAGCCAACATGATGCAGGGTAAAACTCATGAAAACATCAAAACCATTCGACCATTAAAAGATGGAGTTATCGCTGACTTTGACGCGTCAGAGCAGATGATTAAAATGTTTATTAAAAGTATTCCTGCTTTAAAGAAAAAATTATTTACTCCTGCACTTCGTATGGTAATTTGTATTCCATCTGGAATTACAGAGGTAGAGATGCGAGCGGTAAAAGAATCGGCTGAGCGTGTAAATGGTAAAGAAGTTTACTTAATTCATGAGCCTATGGCTGCAGCAATTGGTATTGGATTAGATATCATGCAACCAAAAGGAAACATGATTGTAGATATCGGAGGTGGTACAACAGAAATTGCTGTTATTGCATTAGGCGGTATTGTTTGTGACAAATCGGTTAAAATTGCCGGAGACGTTTTCACAAACGACATCGTTTACTACATGAGAACACAACACAATTTATTTGTTGGAGAAACTACAGCTGAAAAAGTAAAAATTCAAATTGGTGCTGCAACTGAAGATTTAGACAGCCCACCAGAAGATATGGCAGTTGACGGAAGAGACTTATTAACTGGAAAACCAAAACGTGTTGATGTATCGTACCGTGAAATTGCAAAAGCATTAGACAAATCGATTCAACGTATTGAAGATGCCGTTATGGAAACTTTATCTCAAACGCCACCAGAATTATCAGCAGATATTTACAATACTGGTATTTATCTTGCAGGTGGAGGTTCGATGTTAAGAGGTTTGGACAAACGAATTTCAATGAAAACCGACTTACCTGTTTATATTGCAGAAGATCCGTTAAGAGCGGTTGTAAGAGGAACAGGAATGACATTAAAGAACATCAACAAATACAAAGGAATTCTGATTAAATAA
- the purH gene encoding bifunctional phosphoribosylaminoimidazolecarboxamide formyltransferase/IMP cyclohydrolase: MNTTKKIASALISVFDKNGLEPIVKALHQNNVTIYSTGGTETFIKDLGIPVVAVEDITAFPEILGGRVKTLHPKIFGGILNRQDHAGDVEQMKEFNIPQIDLVIVDLYPFEKTVASGAGEQDIIEKIDIGGISLIRAAAKNFKDTVIVASVDQYAPFLNFYTENNGATTLENRKLLATRAFNVSSHYDSAIFNYFNQTHEEPVLKISEQNGNVLRYGENPHQKGFFFGDFDKMFTKVHGKELSYNNLLDVDAAVNLMNEFKNDNPTFAILKHNNACGLATRNTMVAAYLDALAGDPTSAFGGVLIANGKIDVATANEINKLFCEVVIAPSYNQEAIDILEEKKNRIILILNDIELPQTTVRTCLNGVLVQDKDNVTDTKEHLKTVTNAVPTAEEIEDLLFASKICKHTKSNTIVFAKNKQLCASGTGQTSRVDALRQAIEKATSFEFDLTGAVMASDAFFPFPDCVEIANKAGITAVIQPGGSIKDELSINYCNDNNMAMVFTGIRHFKH; this comes from the coding sequence ATGAACACAACAAAAAAAATTGCTTCGGCATTGATTTCTGTATTTGACAAAAACGGTTTAGAACCTATTGTTAAAGCCCTTCACCAAAACAATGTAACTATTTATTCTACTGGCGGAACTGAAACTTTTATTAAAGATTTAGGCATTCCTGTAGTAGCTGTAGAAGATATTACAGCTTTCCCAGAAATTTTAGGAGGAAGAGTAAAAACGTTACATCCAAAAATTTTTGGTGGTATTTTAAACCGTCAAGACCATGCTGGTGATGTGGAACAAATGAAAGAATTCAACATTCCGCAAATCGATTTAGTGATTGTGGATTTGTATCCGTTTGAAAAAACAGTTGCTTCAGGTGCTGGAGAACAAGATATTATCGAAAAAATCGATATTGGTGGAATTTCATTAATTAGAGCGGCTGCAAAAAACTTCAAAGACACAGTAATTGTAGCTTCTGTTGACCAATATGCGCCATTCTTAAATTTCTATACAGAAAACAATGGTGCAACAACTTTAGAAAACAGAAAATTATTAGCAACTCGCGCTTTTAACGTTTCTTCTCATTATGATTCAGCTATTTTTAACTACTTCAACCAAACACATGAAGAACCAGTTTTAAAAATTAGCGAGCAAAACGGAAACGTATTGCGTTATGGAGAAAACCCACATCAAAAAGGATTCTTCTTTGGTGATTTTGACAAAATGTTTACTAAAGTTCACGGAAAAGAATTGTCTTACAACAATTTATTAGATGTTGATGCTGCTGTAAATTTAATGAACGAATTCAAAAACGACAATCCAACTTTTGCTATCTTAAAACACAATAACGCTTGTGGTTTAGCTACAAGAAACACTATGGTAGCTGCTTATTTAGATGCTCTAGCTGGTGACCCAACTTCTGCTTTTGGTGGTGTTTTAATTGCAAACGGGAAAATTGATGTTGCTACTGCAAACGAAATCAACAAATTGTTCTGCGAAGTAGTAATTGCTCCATCTTACAATCAAGAAGCAATTGACATTTTAGAAGAAAAGAAAAATCGTATCATTTTAATTTTAAACGATATCGAATTACCTCAAACTACCGTAAGAACTTGTTTAAACGGTGTTTTGGTTCAAGATAAAGACAATGTAACTGATACTAAAGAACATTTAAAAACAGTTACTAATGCGGTTCCTACTGCTGAAGAAATTGAAGATTTATTGTTTGCATCTAAAATTTGTAAACACACAAAATCAAACACAATTGTTTTTGCTAAAAACAAACAACTTTGTGCTTCAGGAACAGGACAAACTTCAAGAGTTGACGCATTAAGACAAGCAATTGAAAAAGCAACTTCATTTGAATTTGATTTAACTGGAGCAGTTATGGCAAGTGATGCCTTTTTCCCTTTCCCAGACTGTGTTGAAATTGCTAACAAAGCGGGTATCACTGCTGTTATTCAACCAGGTGGATCAATAAAAGACGAATTAAGTATTAATTATTGTAACGATAATAACATGGCAATGGTATTCACAGGAATTCGCCATTTCAAGCATTAA
- a CDS encoding ABC transporter permease: MLLYLRLLSESFSFALNALRNNKLRTLLSLLGVTIGIFSIIAVLAAVDSMDKKIKEDLSDMDMNTVYLMRFSFGPSEVPRWKREQFPNVTYEEYEYIKRNVNDIDKISFNLFTRNENIKYDSKTVNSIRVKPSTSDFFDIEPVKIDKGRLFNEAESNSGSPVIVIGSEVATGLFENSDPIGKKVRLYGQRFTVIGVLKKQGQGMFGDSGDVAVFFPVNFLRRLYGDNNKALTPAILIKPQKGVDIEEFKAELAQKLRSHRGVKTGEINNFFMNVLSGFTDFIDNIIGQMNMIGWIISAFSLLVGGFGIANIMFVSVKERTNLIGIQKALGAKNKFILFQFLFEAVILSLIGGVIGMFLVWVIALILSSALDFEFVLSTANMLLGSGLAAFIGLVSGIIPAISASKLDPVEAIRSGM, from the coding sequence ATGCTTTTATATTTACGATTACTTTCAGAAAGTTTCAGTTTTGCCCTCAATGCATTGCGCAATAATAAATTGCGTACGCTTTTGTCGTTGTTAGGCGTTACTATTGGTATTTTTTCCATTATTGCAGTGTTAGCAGCAGTAGATTCTATGGATAAAAAAATCAAGGAAGATTTGAGTGATATGGATATGAATACTGTGTATTTAATGCGTTTTTCATTTGGGCCTTCTGAAGTGCCTCGCTGGAAAAGAGAGCAATTTCCAAATGTAACCTATGAAGAGTACGAATACATTAAGCGAAATGTAAACGATATTGATAAAATTTCTTTCAACCTTTTTACTCGAAATGAAAACATAAAATATGATTCTAAAACGGTTAATTCTATTCGTGTAAAACCATCAACTTCTGACTTTTTTGATATTGAACCCGTTAAAATAGATAAAGGGCGTTTGTTCAATGAAGCGGAATCCAATTCTGGAAGTCCGGTAATCGTAATTGGTAGTGAAGTGGCAACTGGTTTGTTTGAAAACAGTGATCCTATTGGGAAAAAAGTACGTTTATACGGGCAACGTTTTACAGTTATTGGAGTTTTAAAAAAACAAGGTCAAGGAATGTTTGGCGATAGTGGCGATGTTGCCGTTTTTTTTCCGGTTAATTTTTTAAGAAGATTGTATGGTGATAACAATAAAGCATTAACACCAGCTATTTTAATTAAACCACAAAAAGGAGTTGATATCGAAGAATTTAAAGCAGAATTGGCTCAAAAATTACGTTCGCATAGAGGTGTAAAAACGGGAGAAATTAATAATTTCTTTATGAATGTATTGTCTGGTTTTACCGATTTTATTGATAATATTATTGGTCAAATGAACATGATAGGTTGGATTATTAGTGCGTTTTCACTTTTAGTTGGAGGATTTGGTATCGCTAACATTATGTTCGTATCGGTAAAAGAAAGAACCAATTTAATTGGAATTCAAAAAGCACTTGGAGCTAAAAATAAATTCATTTTGTTTCAATTTTTATTTGAAGCAGTTATTCTTTCTTTAATTGGAGGAGTAATTGGAATGTTTTTGGTTTGGGTAATTGCATTAATACTTTCTTCTGCATTGGATTTTGAATTTGTATTAAGTACAGCTAATATGTTGTTAGGTTCCGGATTGGCGGCTTTCATTGGTTTGGTTTCTGGAATTATTCCTGCAATTTCTGCTTCTAAATTAGATCCAGTTGAAGCAATCCGTAGCGGGATGTAA